The nucleotide window GCAGCATCTGAGTAATTATGCCTTagtgaatattctaaaaatgttcCGTTTCACGCACGTGGATCACGTAAATTTCATGAAGCATTTTGGCCAGATTGCTCCTCAACGAATTCCTTTTCTTGGAGTTCAGGGTGtcatgcatctgactcttgcttgcTCAGCCCTACGTGTCCTGGATGAAGGGCTAATGAATGCTGTGGCTGCTTCTTTGCCTACGAGGGTGGCATACTGTCGAAGTAAAGATATAGCCAAGATCCTGTGGTCATTTGGAACTCTGAATTATAAGCCACCCAATACAGAAGAGTTTTATTCTGCCCTGATAAATGAGATTCACAGAAAGATGCCTGAGTTCAATCGATACCCAGAGCACCTGCTCACTTGCCTGTTGGGCCTGGCATTTTCTGAGTACTTTCCATTTGAGCTCATCAACTTCGCTTTGAGTCCAGAGTTCGTCAAGTTAGCTCAGGCGAGAAGTAAGTTTGAACTCACTAAGGAGCTGTATACTCTTGATGGTATAGTTGGCACTGAGTGTCTAGATTACAGAGGCAATCGTCTTAGTGCTCATCTTCAGCAAGAAGGGTCAGAAATGCTGTGGAATTTAGCAAGGAAGGATATGTGCTCAAAGCCTGAATTCCTAGAAGCTCTCTTTTTACTTGAGACCATGTTGGGTGGGTCTCAGTACatcaaacaccatatgattttgcCTCATACCCGATCTTCTGACTTAGAGGTCCAGCTTGATGTTAACATGAAGCCATTGCCATTTAACAGAGAAGCCATACCAGTTGAAGAAGAAGCCACATTAAAGCTTAAGCATGTGGGAGTCAGCCTTACAGATGATTTGATGAATCAGCTACTCcaaggaaaatcaagaaaaccTACCCAGGGAGAAACTGAGTCAGAAACTGAGCCACGGGCAAGAGAATTAGAGAAGACAGCCATACATTTAGGGAGCTCCCCTTGCAGTATGGCAGACAGATTAGGGGCAGACAGATTAGCCTGCATGCAGGCCCCACAGGTGAAGCTGGCCATTCAGTtgacaaacaaaaaccaatattGCTATGCTTCCAGAGATCTGCTTGGACTGCACAATATGAAGAGGCGGCAATTGAATCAGCTTGGGTACCGTGTGGTAGAGTTATTCCACTGGGAGTGGCTCCCACTACTGAAACGAACTCGCTTAGAAAAGCTGATGTTCCTCCATGAGAAGGTTTTCACTTCTACTTTCTGAACGGCTTTAAGGGACATTGTTACTCATAAATGCCCTAGAGGTACATTATACAAGGTGTTGGGAAACAGTTATAAAAGCTAGAATATAGGTTTGGTAATAAAATCATCTGTTGAGGAGACTTAGCTGTGTTCTTATCTATGGCAAAGTGAAGTTACTGTGTGTTACCATGAATTAATTGTAACCTGGTCCAGTTGTACAAGTTGTTGCTAATTTGTGCAGGTAATGAATAAACCTCTT belongs to Canis lupus familiaris isolate Mischka breed German Shepherd chromosome 24, alternate assembly UU_Cfam_GSD_1.0, whole genome shotgun sequence and includes:
- the FASTKD5 gene encoding FAST kinase domain-containing protein 5, mitochondrial, with the protein product MALAICRRFPGSFCGTPPRPALIKHHINKKLPGQTCEDCVLTGRMIHTDARMAATLKFLKPLGYQAFCNPFAYSATQSVTYWNVGSCTWQTEQDPPEHSSLCHPAKKVENINSTSSSQRLLTTSSALPGSETSRAPASQASTLKSGSPRAAGVVEEDIEIFDSFEDPRGFLQLRPEYQLHSYNRSETCQPLSVSEGELILHKVTVYQGNLQPQVIAEYFCKLSSLPAEQHHVVLSSTRFALLCQLSVKNIQLFDVPDLINILKAFVNLGIPPSHSMLGVYETRFCNKVWEMSVDQLLLVADLWRYLGRRVPRFLKIFFSYLNLHWKELSLSQLIHLIYIIGESRQVPQDLMQKLESLVLKYIDLINLEEIGTICLGFFKSSSSLSEYVMRKIGDLACADMQHLSNYALVNILKMFRFTHVDHVNFMKHFGQIAPQRIPFLGVQGVMHLTLACSALRVLDEGLMNAVAASLPTRVAYCRSKDIAKILWSFGTLNYKPPNTEEFYSALINEIHRKMPEFNRYPEHLLTCLLGLAFSEYFPFELINFALSPEFVKLAQARSKFELTKELYTLDGIVGTECLDYRGNRLSAHLQQEGSEMLWNLARKDMCSKPEFLEALFLLETMLGGSQYIKHHMILPHTRSSDLEVQLDVNMKPLPFNREAIPVEEEATLKLKHVGVSLTDDLMNQLLQGKSRKPTQGETESETEPRARELEKTAIHLGSSPCSMADRLGADRLACMQAPQVKLAIQLTNKNQYCYASRDLLGLHNMKRRQLNQLGYRVVELFHWEWLPLLKRTRLEKLMFLHEKVFTSTF